GGGGCAATGAATATTTTCGAGAGCAAACCGCAGATAGCAGAGTCCTTCTTCCTTGCGCAGAGGAGAGGGAATTGGATCTTTGATCGTTTCCGGCAGCAGGCGCAAAGCTTCGCGGACTGCGTTTTCGATCATACGGCTGGTGAGACCCTTTGTCTGCGGATAGATTGGCCGAAGCCCTGTACAGCGTTCTTCTAAAAGAAATGCAGGAGAAGCCATTTCTTTGTGCCCGAAATTTTCCGTTACTTTTCCGTAGAAAATATAGGTGCTGTCAGGAATCAAAAGGTGTGGAATATAGGGATTATTAAAAAAGGTCAGATTCAGAATCCCAGTTTCATCTTCTGCAGTGCCCTTAATCAGAATCATTCCGCCATGAACCCGGACAGGAGAACCAATCGAAGAAACTGTTGCCCGAATGGCACAAACAGTCCCTGGAACAGCATCAGAAACGGTAGAACGGTGGTTCCAATCTTCATAGGTACGTGGATAAAGGCGCAATAAAGCGCCGACAGAAAGCGCTCCGATTTTTTGGAAAAGAGGAGCACGTTTTTTGCCGACGCCTTTTAAATTTGAAATTGGAACCGAAAAAAGAGACACGAAAAACCCCAACCTTTTTGGTGGTTTTCAATTGGAATTATTCAACTGAAATGATAAAGTAATAAACCGGCTGACCACCGTTTACTAAAGTGACTTCAATATCGGAACTTACATGGGATTTGATGCGGTTATAAGCATCATTTGCCTGCTCTTCGGTTACATCCTGGCCATAGATAATGGTGATAAAGGAGGTAGCACGATTTACCATGGAGCGGGTTAATTTGCTGCAAGTATGAACATAATCTTTTTCAATCAGCTTCATTTTGCCGTTTTCAAGGCCAAGAATGTCGCCTTGTTTCATCTTATGGCCACCGAACTCACTATCACGAGCGGCAAAAGTAACCATGCCGGTATTTACATTCCCGGCAGCTTCCATCATTTTAACGGAATTTTCTTCCGTAGTGGATTCCGGATCATAAGAAAGCATGGCAGAAAGTCCCTGTGGAATCGTGCGGGTGGGCAAAACAATAACTTTACGGTCGGTGACGAGCGGAATGCACTGTTCAGCGGCCATAATAATATTTTTGTTATTCGGCAGAATCATAACATTTTTGGCCGGAGTTGCTTTGACAGCTTCCAAAATGTCTTCTGTACTGGGATTCATCGTTTGACCGCCGCTTACAACATGAGTGCATCCAAGATCTTTAAAGAGGGTTGCGAGTCCTTCTCCTGCAGCTACAGAAATAAATCCGATTTCTTCCGTAGGTTCTACAGATTTCAACTCTGCTTTTTTGAGTTCTTCTTTTTTAGCAGCTTCTGTCGCCTGTGCTTTGCGGTGCTGTTCTTTCATGTTGTCAACTTTTACAGTCAATAGCTGACCAAAGACAAGAGCAGCTTCCAAAGCGTTTCCTGGATCTTCTGTATGCACATGAACTTTGATGATCTCATCGTCTGAAACCACTACAACACAGTCGCCCATGGTTTCGAGGAAAGTACGAAGTTCTTCTGGGTCTTTCTGAATCTCGGGATTACGCCCAACAATAAATTCGGTGCAATAAGTGTAGTGAATTTCCTGATCAAATTCAGCTGCAGCATTGCGGAAGAAATCATCGCTTAGAGAAGCAGAAGCGTTTTTTTCCTCTTCATCCCCATCGTTTTCGATGATGACGCCGTCACGGAAAACACTCATCATGCCTTCAAAAATATAGCAGAGCCCTTTTCCGCCTGCATCCACAACACCAGCTTTTTTAAGAACCGGTAAAAGTTCAGGCGTGTTTTCCAGAGCCTCTGCAGCGCCCTTACAAACGGCACTCCATACATAAACCGGATCATCATCGATTGCTGCGGCAGCTTTTCCTTTTTCGCAGGCAACGCGGGAGACGGTTAAGATTGTTCCTTCAGCCGGTTTCATGACTGCTTTATAGGCAGCTTCCACACCGATTCCCAGTGCGTTGACAAGATCGCTTCCGCCAAGCGTGTCCATTCCTTCGGTTCCTTTTGAGAACCCACGGAAAAGCAAAGAAAGAATGACTCCGGAATTTCCACGGGCACCACGCAATAGAGCACTTGCTGCAATGTGGGTTACTTCGCCGGCTGTTTTTTCTTCTGTTACTTTTTCAAGTTCAGCGGCGGCATTTCCGATAGTCATAGACATATTGGTTCCGGTATCTCCATCGGGGACCGGAAAAATATTCAGTTTATCAATGCTGGATTTATGCTTTGCGATATTGTTCGCAGCTGAAATCATAGCGTTGCGAAGATCAGTTCCGTTGATCATATCGACACTCCTCTTCATAAGGCGGTTCAGACCGCTTCCATGCTTTTAATATCCAATATTATATCACAATCGATAAACGGATTCAACCTGAATCTTTTCCGCTGTGATGGGACAATATGTGTAAAAGATAAAACACTTTTAAGTGAGCTCAATTCGCTCTGCAGAAAGGCAGCGCCCGGTTTTTTCATCGATGCCAAAGAGACATCCGTCCATTTTACAGGGACCTTCCTGCAAAAGATCAAAGCGAACCGGCATTTTGGTGCGGGCTTTCTCAATCGTCAGTTCCGGCTTGACTCCCAATACAGATTCGATCGTACCGGTCATTCCGAGGTCGGAAATATAGCCTGTGCCTTTTGGTAGCAGGCAGTCATCGGCTGTTTGAACATGAGTATGAGTTCCCCAAATTGCGCTGACTTTTCCATCCAGATAATAGGCGAGACTGCGCTTTTCTCCGGTTGCTTCTGCATGAAAATCCACCACGGTAATCTTAGGCGCATTTTTTAAAAGACGATCAGCACAATCATAGGGGGATTCCAAAGACTCCAGATAGACAACCCCCATTAAGTTGAGAACTCCCACCTGAATGCGGCCCATATCAACTACGGTAAATCCTCTTCCAGGAGCGGAAACCGGAAAGTTTGCGGGCCGCAAAAGCGTTTCACAGGTGTCATAAAGCTCATAGCTTTCTTTTCTGCGAAAACTGTGATTGCCGCCAGTAAGCACATCGACGCCGCTGTCAAAAAGATAGCGTGCAGAGGAAGGAGTCAGGCCATTGCCGTCGGCACTGTTTTCGCCGTTAGCAATTACCAGATCGATCCCTTTATATTTTTTAAAAGCGGGCAGTTTTTCCCGAAGAAATCGGCATCCAATACTGCCGACGACATCTCCGATTGCAAAAAGATTCATTTTAGAATTCCTCGATTCTATTTTCAACTGTTTCCTATTATGGCGGAAAAAATTCCAAAAGGCAAGAGCAGTGCAGCTTTAAAGCATAAAAAACGCCCGTCTGAAAAGTCAGACAGGCGCAAGATTTCAAAAGAAAAGCATGCGGTTTAACCGCAAAAGTTTATTTTGCATAGTCAGAAGCGCGGCTCTCACGAATAATGTTTACCTTGATCTGACCGGGATATTCAAGCTCATTTTCAATCTTGTTACAAATTTCGCGGGCAAGCAGAACCATCTGATCGTCGCTGATGACTTCAGGCTTTACCATTACGCGGATTTCGCGACCTGCTTGGATGGCATAGCAGCTTGCAACCCCTTCAAAACTGGAAGCGACTTCTTCAAGCTTTTCAAGGCGCTTGATGTAGTTTTCCAGATTCTCTCTCCTAGCGCCGGGACGAGCGGCACTGATTGCATCGGCAGCCTGAACAAGACAGGCAATTACCGTTTTAGGTTCAATATCATTGTGATGTGCGGCAATCGCATGAATGATTGCTTCGCTTTCCTTGTACTTACGGGCGACATCAACGCCGATATCTACATGGGAACCTTCCATCTCGTGATCCAGGGATTTTCCAATATCATGTAAAAGACCGGCTCTTCTCGCAACAGTCGGATCCATTCCGAGTTCGCTTGCCATAATTCCACAAAGGGAAGCAACTTCAAGAGAATGATTGAGCACGTTCTGCCCATAGCTGGTACGATAACGCAATCGTCCCAGAAGTTTGATCAATTCAGGATGCAGACCGTTTACACCGGCCTCAATAACAGCTCGTTCACCTTCCTGCTTAATGGTCGCGTCCACTTCATGGCGGGCTTTATCCACCATTTCTTCGATTCTGGCTGGATGAATCCGGCCGTCGGAGATCAGTCTTTCCAATGCAATTCGTGCAATTTCGCGGCGAACCGGGTCAAAACTGGAAATGGTAATTGCTTCTGGTGTGTCATCAATAATCAGATCGACTCCGGTCATCGTTTCAATTGCCCGGATATTGCGTCCCTCACGGCCGATAATGCGGCCTTTCATTTCATCATTTGGCAGCGGAACAACACTGATGGTCGCTTCTGCTACATGGTCTGCAGCACAGCGCTGAATTGCCATAGAGATAATCTCTCGAGCCATTTGGTCGGAATTATCTTTCATCTGCTGCTCCATGGTCATCAGCTTGGCTGCTTTTTCGTGGGTCAGTTCATTGTCAAGGTCTTTGAGCAGATATTCTTTCGCCTGATCTGCTGTATAACCAGAGATCTTTTCCAACATTTCCAACTGACTCTTTTTAACCTCTTCTGCATCTGCTAGCTTTTGATCTGCATCTTTAAGCTTTTGCTGCAGAGTTTCGGATTTTGCATCAAATGTTTCTGATTTTTTGTCTAGAAATTCTTCCTTTTGCTGGATCCTTCGTTCCTGTCGCTGTACTTCTTTGCGGCGGTCGTTAATTTCCTTTTCCGCTTCTGAGCGCAGTTTATGCAACTCGTCTTTTCCTTCCAGCAAGGTTTCTTTCTTTTTGGATTCTGCATTTTTTAGAGCATCGCTTACGATCCGCTTGGCTTCTTCTTCTGCAGAGCCAATCGCAGCTTCAGCTGCCTTTTTTCGATGTGCAGAACCGGCAAAAAAACACACAACACCAGCCACCGCTGCACAAATTGCTGCGATGAGGATTGCTGTGAAAGTATTCAATTTTAGGGGCACCTCCTTTTAATAAAGATTTTTTAAGAAATTGATTTTGAAAATATCAAGAGAATTGGGTGCGTCATTCCCAAAAATGCAGTCATGAATATTCCAATCGTGCATTCTTTATAATTGTATACCGCAAAGAGGGGGATTGTCAAGAATGGATCGTCCTTTTCCAAAGGGTTCTGCAGCCAAAAGAATTTGGAATAAAAATTCTGATCGCTTGACAAGGAAAGAAAACGGTGATAACATGACTCTTATCCGGGGATTACCGGGTGATATTTAAATAAAAAGCGATGACGAGGAAGCCGCAGATTGGCTTTGGATCAGAGAGCAAAAGTCTTAGGCTGAAAGCTTTTGCACCGAACACAACTGCAAGGACTACCACCTCCGAGCTGCATGCCGAAGAGGAATGCCGGAAAAGCACCGTTAGAAGCTTTTTTAATGAGTCCCGTTTTAAGCGGGAGAATATGGGTGGAACCGTGAGACAAATCAAGTCTTGCCCCATTTTAGGTGGGGCAGGGCTTTTTTATTTTATCAGCTGCCTCTCTAAAAACATTATATATTATATAAAGAAAAGGAGCAGAAAAATGATTCAGGTATCTTTAAAAGGCGAACCAAGGGAGTTCGAATCCGGAATCACAGTTGCAGAAGTTGCCAAAAGCATCGGAATGGGACTTTATAAGGCTGCCTGCGCTGGAAAGCTGAATGGAAAAGTAGTCGATCTGCGGACTCCACTGACAGAGGACTGCGAGCTGGAGATTTTAACGTTTGACCAGGTGGACGGGAAACGTGCTTATTGGCATACTACTTCTCATATCATGGCGCAAGCGGTTCAGCACTTATTCCCTGATGCGAAATTTGCGATCGGGCCTGCGATCGATAATGGATTTTACTATGATTTCGATCTGCCCAGAACGCTCACTCCGGAAGATCTCACTGCGATTGAGACTGAGATGAAGAAGATTATCAAGGAAGATATTCCACTAAAGCGGGTAGAGATGTCGGCACAAGATGCATTAAAGCTGATGAAAGATTTACACCAGGATTACAAAGTGGAACTGATTGAAGAACACAGCGGCAAGGGTGAAAAAATCACTTTCTATAAGCAGGGCGATTATATTGACCTTTGCGCCGGTCCTCATCTTTTGAGCACCGGAAAAGTAAAAGCAGTGAAACTAACGAACTGCACCGGCGCTTATTGGCGTGCAGATGCTAAAAATAAGATGTTGCAGCGTGTTTATGGAATTTCCTTCCCGAAGAGTGCGGACCTTGATACCTATGTAAAGATGCTGGAAGAAGCAAAGAAGAGGGATCATCGTAAACTGGGAAAAGAACTGGAGCTCTTTACGATTATGGATGAAGGCCCCGGATTCCCGTTCTTCCTGCCAAAGGGAATGATTCTCAAAAATCTGCTGCTGGATTACTGGCGCGAAGTGCATAAGAAGGCCGGCTATCAGGAAATCAGTACGCCGGTGATTTTGAGCCGGAAGCTTTGGGAGCGCAGCGGCCACTGGGCACATTATAAGAATAATATGTATACTACGGTGATCGACAATGAAGATTATGCAATTAAGCCGATGAACTGCCCCGGTGGAATGCTGGTCTATAAGACAAAGATGCGTTCCTATAAAGATCTGCCGCTGAGAATGGGTGAGATTGGTCTTGTTCATCGTCATGAACTTTCCGGTGCTTTGCATGGCTTAATGCGTGTGCGCTGCTTCAATCAGGATGATGCGCATATCTTTATGACGCCCGATCAGATGAAAGACGAGATCAAAGGTGTGGTGCGCTTGATCGACAGCGTTTATAAGACTTTTGGATTCCCGTATCATATTGAACTTTCGACCATGCCGGAAGATCATATGGGAGATAAGGCGACTTGGGATAATGCGACGAATGTTTTGCGCGAAGCGATTACGGAACTCGGGTATGACTATGACATTAATGAGGGCGATGGCGCATTCTATGGACCGAAGCTGGATTTCCATCTGCAGGACTGCTTAGGCCGTACATGGCAGTGCGGAACCATTCAGTTGGACTTCCAGCTGCCAGAGCGTTTTGAACTGGAATATACAGGCGCAGATGGGCAAAAGCATCGTCCGATTATGATTCACCGTGTTGTATTTGGTTCGGTGGAGCGCTTTATTGGAATTCTTACCGAACACTTTGCCGGTGCATTCCCGATGTGGCTTTCTCCGGTGCAGGTACAGATTCTGCCGATTAGTGAACGCCATCACGATTATTGTGAAAAGCTGCAGAAAGAATTGGAAGATGCCGGTCTGCGGGTAGAAAGCGATATGAGAAATGAAAAGATTGGTTATAAGATCCGCGAAGCGCAGCTGCAGAAGACTCCTTATATGTTGGTAATTGGCGATAAGGAAGTTGAGAGCGGAGAAATTTCTGTACGTCATCGTAAAGAGGGAGATCTCGGAACAATGGCTGTCAAAGATTTTATTGCGCGTGCACAAAAGGAAGTTGCAGATAAAAAGCTGGATTGATTCTCATTGAAATTGAGATAAAAAAGCCGTAGGGATTTTGTCTTTATTGACGAAGTCTCTGCGGCTTTTTACAATTATAAAGACGATTATTTAGAAGGCTTAAATATCAAGAGTAAGCTGTTCTGTCAAACACATAATTTTAGTTTTTTAGAAACTTATGTAAACAGTTTGTCCGGGGAAAGTTTTGACAGCTTGGCGGTGGAAATTGTGGAAAACCACCCCTCAATCGGCTGATTTTCGCCCTTTCTTCGAATTGATTTGTGGAAAAGCCAGTGGAAAGTGTGGAATACTATAGGGGAAAAACAAAATCATAAAAATATTTTTTTGTATTATGTAAATCAGCGAAACTAGAAAGAACCCTTTTTCCATGAAAATCATTATAGGATTCCCTTGCATTGGGGACTGTTTTATGTTAAAATAACAACCATAGTTCCACCAAATTATGCAGGAGTAGTTCAGTGGCAGAACATCAGCTTCCCAAGCTGAATATGGGGGTTCGATTCCCCTCTCCTGCTCCAAGTAAAACTGAGTCTGAGCGCATTTCGCGTTCAGACTTTTTTCTTTTTAATGGCTTATCGCTTGTGTTTGCCTTTTTATCTAACATTAAATAAAAAGGCTTTTAGGCTCAAAGAGCTTGTGAGTCAGCAAAAGTGTGATAAAAACACAAAATCTGATAAAAAGTGTGAGAATATTTTTAACTTTTCGATATTTACAAAAGGCCCCAAATTGTATACTCTTAATAGAGTGATTTGGTGATGAGGCTCACTATAATGCAGTTATTGCTAATGGCTTCTACTTTAAGGGATTGAGGTAGGAGCCTATATTTTTGTCTTGAGGGTTGGTATTATTGTTATGAAATTAAGTAAAGTTTTGATCGTTGGGCTTGGGGGATTTCTTGGTGCAGCACTGCGCTATGTGATTTCGACCGCTACAGCTAAATATTTTGGGGATTTTCCTCTGGGAACTCTGATAGTAAATATCTTTGGTGGATTCGTTATGGGATTTATTATGGAGGCAAGTTCCAGTACTTGGCCTATTTCTGCAAATTCCAGAATGTTTTTGACGACCGGAATGATGGGCGGACTTACGACTTTTTCCACCTTTAGTTATGAAACCATTTCCTTCTTTTCCGACGGAAAATATCTGATGGGAGGAATGAATGCTGGATTAAATCTTTTTTCAGCATTGTTTGCCTGCTGGCTTGGAACGATAGTTGCCCACTTATGGTTACGCTGATGTACTCTTTGCCCTATTTTTCGAATCACTTTCAATATTATAATGCAGACTCACCATTTTAAAATGGTGGGTTGTTTTTTTGTAATACAACAAAAAAGTTCTATAGTTATTTAGGGGAGCTTACCTTACAGCAACTGTAAGTGGTATTTGACTGTTCTGAATGCTACAATGAAGACAATCAATGAGCAGGAGGAATTTACCATGAATGCAAATGATCGAATCTTACAGGTGGAAGGTCTGACAAAGAGCTATGGAAAAGGCAGCACCAAAACAGAAGCCCTAAGAGGGATTAGTTTTGATGTGTTGGAAGGGGAATTCCTTGGAATCATGGGGGTCAGCGGTTCCGGAAAAACGACACTGCTAAACTGCATTGCGACCATGATCAAGCCGAGTTCCGGTAAAATCATTCTGCATGGCAAGGATATCTCGACCTTTAACGGGACGCAGCTAGCAAACTACCGCGGCAAAGAGATCGGCTATTTGTTTCAGGAGTTTGAATTGCTCGATAATCTAACAGCAAGAGAGAATATTACCCTCCCACTGGCTTTGCACGGAATCACTGGGGAAAATGCGGAAAATAATATTCGGCAGATTGCCGCAAAATTGGATATTACAGACGTTTTGGATAAATTCCCTTCACAGATGTCCGGCGGACAAAAGCAGCGTGTTGCAGCGGCAAGAGCTTTGATTTCCGATCCGAGCATCGTTTTGGCCGATGAGCCTACGGGCGCTTTGGACAGTAAAAATTCTAAAATTTTAATGGATAAACTTTCCTTTATTAATAGCGAACAGCATAAGACGATTATGATGGTTACTCATGATGCCAATGCAGCAAGTTATTGTTCCCGTATCCTCTTTATCCAGGATGGCCGTCTGTTCCACGAGCTCAGAAGAAACATGGCAGCGGAAATACCTGCTTTCTTCTACGAACGGATTGTAACAGTGATGGCTCAGCTGGGAGGAGGAAGCGCAAATGTTCTTTAAGCAGATTCGGCGCAATGCTGCCAGAAATCGCAGGGGGAACGGTTTGTTCTTCGGCTCTCTCATCATTGCTATTGTTGCTTTCTATACGCTTCTTTCATTGGATAAACAGGATGTTATGCGCTTCTTGAGCACGATCGAGAGCGACGCTGTTCATAAGCTGATGATGCTGATTCCATTTGTGTATGTGATATCGTTGTTTTTCGTATTTTTTCTGGTATACTTTGCTTGTAAGTATCAGATAGATAGCCGGCGCCGTGAATTTGGCATGTATCTTATGCTGGGGATGAAACGCAGCCGCTTATTTTTCCTCCTGCTGTGTGAAACACTATGGAGCAGTCTGATATCCCTGCTGATCGGATTGCCGGTGGCCCTGTTTCTCACAGAGGGAATCAGCCTTGTAACAGCGAAACTTATTGGCTTGGGGATTATCGGTCACAGAATTTCATTTTCCGGGGATGCCATCCTATGGACAGTCTGCGGCTTTGTCATGGTACAGCTCCTTTCCATGCTGATTATCTGTATCCCGTTAGGAAAAACAGAACCGGCAAAGCTTTTAAGTTCGGATGCTTCCGAAAAACAGGAACCAATGTCGAAGAGAAAAAGCAGCACTTTTTTTATTTTCGGAATATTGTTATTGCTGATTGCTTATTATTTCGCAATTTTCCAGCTGAGCAGCACGGAGTTATCTGCTTTGATGATTTCTGTTCTTATACTTTTCGTGTGCGGCATTTTAGGAACTTTTTTTCTATACCGCGGACTTGGTGGTTTTATCGGCAAGCGAATCAGCCGCAAAAGCCAAAATGCAACCGGGCTTGCAACTTTTACCGGACGTCAGGTTCAGGAAAATGTACTGTTTGAGCATAAGTCCCTCGCAGTATCGTCCTTGCTTCTGTTGATTGCACTTTCCTGTATCTCTTATGGAATTGCCATGGGGATCGGCCGAACAACAGAGTCGAGAAGCACCGATTTTTCGATCATGGGAACAGAAGCGGATATTTCTGCCGTTTTAGAAAATCCAAAAATCAATGAAATGATAGAAACTTCGTACCCCGTTTATCTGTCTATGACAAAGACGAAATTTGATACAAACCGTATGATCGATGCGTTAAAGAAGATTCCGAAAGCTGATAATCTTGTGCAGAACTTTCATTTGGAATACATTCTGTCAGAAACATCTTATAATCATATGATGTCTGCCATGGGAAAAGAGCCGATCGACCTCAGCGAAAACAAAGCGGCGCTTTATTCGACGATGGGCAGCGGAGAAGGCAGCCTCTATGATCTGCTTAATGAAGCGCTGAAGAGCAAGGTGACTATAGGGATCAACGGAGAAGAATACAGCCTTTTGCCTCAACTGTATCACGACAACATTGTCGCCAACCGTTCCATTACGCTTTATACCGCATTGATTGTTCCCGATGAGCTGTATCAGAAACTTACCGAAGATACACAACCGTTTTGCCAAAATATACACCTAAAGAAGAGCCTAACGGATGAGTTGGGACTGATGCAGGCAATTCAAAAAATGGACGGCTGCCTTGCGGGAACGGGCCTTCAATATGACAGCTATCTTGGCGGCATCGGAAGGAATCTGTTTTATACTGTGGCTGCAAGCTATCTGACGATTTATCTTGGCATTCTGTTTTTGTTGATTTCCAATACTTTGGTCGGTTTAAAATATCTGATTCAGCAGCGGAAGAATAAGCACAGATATATTACCCTGCTGATCCTTGGTGCAGATACGGAAGATTTATGCTGTTCTGCAAAAAAACAGATTCAGATGTTTTTTACACTTATGCTCAGTGTTGCGGTCTGCAACAGTATTGTTGCGATCTTTGTCATGTTTACAAATCTTACACGACTGCCGACCGGCACTCCAATCGCTACCGTTGCTGCGCTTGCGGCGATTGCACTCATTGTCTTTATTATGACGGAGATCATTTATATATCCATTGTAAAACGGACGGCCTGCCGAGAAATCAGGATGCTTGAAATTACGGATCGGGGGTAAAGCCGATTGATAAAAATTGTCATAGTGGAAGACGATGAATATTTGTGCGAAGAAATTGTGATGACCTTTCAAAAGAAGGGATACTCGGCCTCGGGTATCTCTTCCTTTGCTGCTCCTCAAAAGGAGATCCTTGATCTTCATCCTGATCTTGTTGTGCTGGATGTTAATTTGCCCGGTGAATCAGGATTCGAACTCTGCAAGTGGCTAAAAGCAAGAACCTCTTTCCCAATACTGATCCTAACTGCCCGTGATACGCTAAATGATGAACTGACAGCGCTTGGCCTTGGAGCGGACGATTTTTTGATAAAACCGTGTCATCCGGATCGGCTGCTTGCCCGTGCAGGAAGACTTTTGCAGACCTATGGCAAGGTGAAGAATGTCATTCAGTGCGGCAAATTGTCGCTCGATACCGATACCTATAAACTGGTTTTAAAAGACAGATACCTGATATTGCCAGAAAGGGAGGGCAAAATTCTTCGCTTCCTGATGGAGAAGCATCCTGAGCCTGTTTCTCGTACGGAATTAATCTCTTTTGTATGGGGTACAGACGAATTTGTGGATGAAAATATTCTGCAGGTCAACATGACGCGGCTTCGCAAGGACCTTAGCAAAATAGGACTTAAAAATACAGTCATGACGATTCGGGGAAAGGGCTATCAGCTGGAGGTTTCAGATTTATGAAATTGTTTCTAAAAAGAATTGGGTGCTGGCTTATTCTGCTGCTGTTAACGGATTTGACCTTTATCCTGATGACATGGCTGCTTCGTCCGGATGCGATGAAAAGCATAGGCCTGTTTATTTTGCTTTTTACAGCGATCATTATTGGGGTTGGTTATTTTTTGCAGTGTCGAACTCAAAAAAAAGAGATCAATGCGGTTGAAAGTTTTCTTAATGATCCAAATGAAGCTACAAAAAAGGCCCTTGTCGTTACACTTGACGATCCATGGGCGCATGTGATTGAAACGGTGTATGCAAGGCTTAAAAAGCAAAATGCTGATCTTAACGAAAAACAGCTTAATTTGCAGAATTATCAGGAGTATATAGAGGCATGGACGCATGAAATCAAAACGCCGATGTCTCTGATGACTTTGGTGTTGGAAAACCATAAAGACGAAATGAGCCCGTATGTTTACAGCAGGATGGAGCATTCGAGGTGGCAGATCAGTGAAGATGTCGAAAAAATTCTCTATTATGCCCGCTTACAAACGACTCATGTGGATTACAATTTTACCCGGTTTAGATTGGATGAGTGTGCCCAAGAAGTCATCAGAGAATTTGTATCTCTTATAGAAGAAAAGCAGATAGACCTTGTGACGAAATGGAGTCCCGCAACAGTTGTTTCAGATAGAAAAGTTCTTGCCTTTATGATTACACAACTGCTCAGTAATGCCGTCAAATACGCAGCAAAAAAAGGCGGACAAGTTTTTGTATCCACCTGGCAGGACGATGATGATCATAAAATTCATCTTTACGTGAGGGATAACGGAACGGGGGTTCCGCCGGAGGATGCACCGTTTATTTTTGAGAAAGGGTTCACCGGAAACCACCCTGACCGTCAAAAAGC
This genomic window from Caproicibacterium sp. BJN0003 contains:
- a CDS encoding FtsX-like permease family protein, whose translation is MFFKQIRRNAARNRRGNGLFFGSLIIAIVAFYTLLSLDKQDVMRFLSTIESDAVHKLMMLIPFVYVISLFFVFFLVYFACKYQIDSRRREFGMYLMLGMKRSRLFFLLLCETLWSSLISLLIGLPVALFLTEGISLVTAKLIGLGIIGHRISFSGDAILWTVCGFVMVQLLSMLIICIPLGKTEPAKLLSSDASEKQEPMSKRKSSTFFIFGILLLLIAYYFAIFQLSSTELSALMISVLILFVCGILGTFFLYRGLGGFIGKRISRKSQNATGLATFTGRQVQENVLFEHKSLAVSSLLLLIALSCISYGIAMGIGRTTESRSTDFSIMGTEADISAVLENPKINEMIETSYPVYLSMTKTKFDTNRMIDALKKIPKADNLVQNFHLEYILSETSYNHMMSAMGKEPIDLSENKAALYSTMGSGEGSLYDLLNEALKSKVTIGINGEEYSLLPQLYHDNIVANRSITLYTALIVPDELYQKLTEDTQPFCQNIHLKKSLTDELGLMQAIQKMDGCLAGTGLQYDSYLGGIGRNLFYTVAASYLTIYLGILFLLISNTLVGLKYLIQQRKNKHRYITLLILGADTEDLCCSAKKQIQMFFTLMLSVAVCNSIVAIFVMFTNLTRLPTGTPIATVAALAAIALIVFIMTEIIYISIVKRTACREIRMLEITDRG
- a CDS encoding sensor histidine kinase, with the translated sequence MKLFLKRIGCWLILLLLTDLTFILMTWLLRPDAMKSIGLFILLFTAIIIGVGYFLQCRTQKKEINAVESFLNDPNEATKKALVVTLDDPWAHVIETVYARLKKQNADLNEKQLNLQNYQEYIEAWTHEIKTPMSLMTLVLENHKDEMSPYVYSRMEHSRWQISEDVEKILYYARLQTTHVDYNFTRFRLDECAQEVIREFVSLIEEKQIDLVTKWSPATVVSDRKVLAFMITQLLSNAVKYAAKKGGQVFVSTWQDDDDHKIHLYVRDNGTGVPPEDAPFIFEKGFTGNHPDRQKATGMGLYLVKKYAEALSAEVNLKNGFSGGSGFGIELIFPCVL
- a CDS encoding response regulator transcription factor; this translates as MIKIVIVEDDEYLCEEIVMTFQKKGYSASGISSFAAPQKEILDLHPDLVVLDVNLPGESGFELCKWLKARTSFPILILTARDTLNDELTALGLGADDFLIKPCHPDRLLARAGRLLQTYGKVKNVIQCGKLSLDTDTYKLVLKDRYLILPEREGKILRFLMEKHPEPVSRTELISFVWGTDEFVDENILQVNMTRLRKDLSKIGLKNTVMTIRGKGYQLEVSDL